In Dendrosporobacter quercicolus, a single genomic region encodes these proteins:
- a CDS encoding arsenate reductase family protein, with protein sequence MRQRVLFVCYPKCTTCQKAQKWLDRNGIAYELRNIKDQNPTEIELKDWLVKSNEPVRKFFNTSGLLYRSLGLKDKLPTMSEAEQLSLLATDGMLVKRPLLVAGNTVLAGFKEAEWEGLIRQT encoded by the coding sequence ATGAGGCAAAGGGTTCTTTTTGTATGTTACCCCAAATGCACGACATGTCAAAAAGCGCAGAAGTGGCTTGACCGCAATGGTATTGCCTATGAACTGCGGAATATTAAAGACCAGAATCCCACAGAAATCGAACTGAAGGACTGGCTGGTAAAAAGCAATGAACCGGTTCGTAAATTTTTTAACACCAGCGGCCTGTTATACAGATCCCTGGGGCTTAAGGATAAACTGCCAACCATGTCTGAGGCGGAGCAGCTGTCGTTGCTGGCAACGGACGGAATGCTGGTAAAACGGCCTCTATTGGTTGCCGGCAACACGGTTTTGGCCGGATTTAAAGAGGCGGAATGGGAAGGGCTCATCAGACAAACCTGA
- the nirJ1 gene encoding putative heme d1 biosynthesis radical SAM protein NirJ1, whose product MISVTKLLFSTQYFGDSLRYNQASRGVRHGVASGAGPVVVWNSTKTCNLRCRHCYMDSDARKYDDELTTGEARRFIDDLADFRVPVLLFSGGEPLLRPDFFELAAYAAERGIRPTLSTNGTLITPEVARRIKAIGIGYVGISLDGLREVNDQFRGRDGAFQAAMEGIQNCVAAGQRVGLRFTINRHNLQELNHIFDFIEAENIDRVCFYHLVYSGRGNSMTGEDLTAAESRQAMDIIIHRTRDFEERGLAKEILTVDNHCDGVYIYLKALQENNTALAEQVKSLISLNGGNRSGIAFAEVDPNGFVHPDQFTQHHTFGNVRERKFGDIWTDPAHPILAGLKDRKSLLKGRCAVCKYLNNCNGNFRTRAETVTGDFWESDPACYLTDEEIGLVK is encoded by the coding sequence ATGATTAGTGTTACTAAGCTGCTGTTTTCGACTCAATATTTTGGCGACAGCCTGCGTTATAACCAGGCTTCACGGGGCGTGCGCCATGGCGTTGCAAGCGGCGCCGGACCGGTTGTGGTGTGGAACTCAACCAAGACCTGTAATTTGCGATGTCGTCACTGTTATATGGATTCGGACGCCCGGAAGTATGATGACGAATTAACTACGGGCGAAGCCCGGCGTTTTATTGATGATTTAGCTGATTTTCGGGTGCCGGTATTGTTATTTTCCGGTGGAGAGCCGCTCCTGAGGCCTGATTTTTTTGAGCTGGCGGCATATGCCGCTGAGCGGGGCATCCGGCCAACGCTGTCCACCAACGGAACTTTAATTACGCCGGAAGTGGCCAGACGGATTAAAGCCATTGGCATTGGTTATGTTGGTATTTCTCTGGATGGCTTAAGAGAAGTAAACGATCAATTCCGTGGCCGGGACGGCGCTTTTCAGGCGGCGATGGAAGGCATACAAAACTGTGTGGCGGCCGGTCAGCGGGTAGGCCTGAGGTTTACGATCAACCGTCACAACTTACAGGAACTTAATCACATTTTTGATTTTATTGAAGCTGAAAATATTGACAGGGTTTGTTTTTACCATTTGGTTTATTCCGGCCGGGGCAATAGCATGACAGGTGAAGATTTAACCGCTGCCGAGTCCCGTCAGGCGATGGACATCATTATTCACCGGACCCGTGATTTTGAAGAACGGGGCCTGGCTAAGGAAATCCTAACAGTTGATAATCATTGCGACGGTGTTTACATATATTTAAAAGCGCTGCAGGAAAACAATACTGCGCTGGCCGAGCAGGTCAAATCGCTGATTTCCCTTAATGGCGGCAATCGATCCGGTATTGCTTTTGCTGAAGTTGACCCGAACGGCTTTGTCCATCCCGACCAGTTTACACAGCATCATACCTTTGGCAATGTCCGGGAGCGCAAATTCGGTGATATTTGGACAGATCCGGCCCACCCTATTTTAGCAGGGCTGAAAGACCGGAAGTCTTTGCTTAAAGGCCGCTGCGCCGTTTGTAAGTATCTCAATAACTGCAATGGCAATTTTCGTACGAGGGCTGAGACTGTTACCGGAGACTTTTGGGAATCCGATCCGGCCTGCTATCTGACTGATGAGGAAATTGGCCTGGTTAAATAG
- a CDS encoding LysR family transcriptional regulator yields MEFRQLRYFLAVAEEGQITKAAKRLNITQPPLSQQLILLEQELGVKLLERNKKQISLTEAGYLLQTRAEQILELAKTTMNDIQEVSEGVKGKLMIGAITSSGRSIIPEHIQQFHQLYPRVSFDLKQGETRKILELLNAGLIELGIVRFPFDSEIYDFITLPEESMVAVAAPGIFEPAAEPNLRLDDLRNENLLIHRRHETIILEYCHQMGFEPFILCTSDDITPLLIWANLGIGVAIVPKSSVSLLAGDSLKVREISSPLLTTTRAVIWHKKRSLSPVAARFIELFK; encoded by the coding sequence ATGGAATTTCGACAGTTGCGCTATTTTCTGGCGGTTGCCGAGGAAGGCCAAATTACCAAAGCCGCAAAACGTCTGAATATCACGCAGCCGCCGCTCAGCCAACAGTTAATTTTGCTCGAACAAGAGCTGGGGGTAAAGCTGCTGGAACGGAATAAAAAACAAATCAGCCTGACGGAAGCAGGTTACTTGCTCCAAACCAGAGCAGAACAAATCCTTGAACTGGCCAAGACGACAATGAATGACATCCAGGAAGTATCGGAAGGAGTAAAAGGCAAACTAATGATCGGCGCAATTACTTCATCCGGCCGCTCGATTATTCCTGAACATATTCAACAGTTTCATCAATTGTATCCCCGGGTTTCCTTTGACCTGAAACAGGGAGAAACCCGCAAAATTCTGGAATTGCTAAATGCCGGGCTGATTGAATTGGGTATTGTACGCTTTCCTTTCGATTCCGAAATTTACGACTTTATCACCTTGCCTGAGGAGTCAATGGTAGCTGTAGCCGCACCGGGAATTTTCGAACCGGCCGCCGAACCAAATTTACGCCTGGATGATTTGCGTAACGAAAATTTATTGATCCACCGCCGCCACGAAACAATCATTTTGGAATATTGTCACCAAATGGGCTTCGAGCCGTTCATCCTTTGTACCAGTGATGACATTACCCCATTGTTGATTTGGGCAAACCTGGGCATCGGCGTGGCAATCGTTCCCAAATCCTCCGTCAGCCTGCTGGCCGGAGACTCGCTGAAAGTCCGCGAAATCAGCAGTCCCCTGCTTACAACCACGCGCGCTGTCATCTGGCATAAAAAGCGTTCGCTTTCGCCCGTTGCAGCGCGCTTTATTGAACTGTTTAAGTAA
- the dapA gene encoding 4-hydroxy-tetrahydrodipicolinate synthase — protein MKKPLFTGSAVAIVTPFTDSGVDYQTLADLIEFQIQGGTDAIVVCGTTGEASTMPDDEHIAVIRFAVEKINKRVPAIAGTGSNDTRHAIELSQAAEAVGADGILSVTPYYNKATQKGLYEHFKVIADSIKIPVILYNVPSRTNLNLNPETIGALAKINNIVAVKECNLAQVGDVVNLCDETFAIYSGDDNTILPVLSLGGKGVISTMANIIPQDTHAMVMKFFQGDIQGAVRLQLQTLNLIKALFSEVNPIPIKAAVNLLGYKAGICRMPLTELSDEHLALLRSEMKAYGLL, from the coding sequence GTGAAAAAACCATTGTTTACCGGCTCTGCCGTTGCTATTGTAACTCCCTTTACCGACAGCGGCGTTGATTATCAGACATTGGCGGATTTAATTGAGTTTCAGATTCAGGGCGGAACAGACGCCATTGTGGTCTGCGGGACTACCGGCGAGGCTTCCACGATGCCGGATGATGAGCATATTGCCGTCATCAGGTTTGCCGTTGAAAAAATCAATAAACGCGTACCGGCGATTGCCGGGACAGGCAGCAATGACACCCGCCATGCGATTGAATTATCGCAAGCGGCGGAAGCTGTTGGCGCCGACGGAATATTGTCGGTAACCCCTTATTACAATAAAGCTACGCAAAAAGGACTGTATGAGCATTTTAAAGTGATTGCCGATAGCATTAAGATCCCGGTGATTTTGTATAATGTCCCCAGCAGAACCAATTTAAATCTCAACCCGGAAACAATCGGGGCATTGGCGAAGATCAATAATATTGTTGCGGTGAAAGAATGCAACCTGGCGCAGGTTGGCGATGTGGTAAATTTATGTGATGAAACTTTCGCCATTTACTCCGGTGATGATAATACTATTCTGCCGGTGCTGTCCCTGGGCGGCAAAGGTGTTATTTCGACGATGGCCAACATTATTCCGCAGGATACTCATGCGATGGTCATGAAGTTCTTTCAGGGTGATATTCAGGGAGCCGTCAGGCTGCAACTGCAAACCCTCAATTTGATCAAAGCATTGTTTAGCGAAGTAAATCCGATTCCAATTAAAGCAGCGGTAAATTTGCTGGGGTATAAGGCCGGCATCTGTCGTATGCCGCTGACGGAGTTAAGTGACGAGCATCTTGCGCTTTTGCGCAGTGAAATGAAGGCTTACGGCTTACTATAA
- a CDS encoding spore coat protein, producing the protein MNDKDMLNDYLASIKGSLSTYASVIAETNNTQLRSTFQQMRNQDEQRQYQLAQTAMQKGYYKPAAPAAQSDVQQLKTELMSASTN; encoded by the coding sequence ATGAACGATAAAGACATGCTGAATGACTATTTAGCATCGATCAAAGGCAGCTTATCCACCTATGCCAGTGTTATTGCCGAGACAAATAACACCCAGTTGCGTTCAACCTTTCAGCAAATGAGAAATCAGGATGAACAGCGCCAATATCAGCTTGCTCAGACCGCCATGCAAAAGGGCTATTACAAACCGGCTGCTCCTGCTGCGCAAAGCGATGTGCAGCAATTGAAGACCGAATTGATGAGCGCCTCTACCAACTAA
- a CDS encoding YbaK/EbsC family protein translates to MAIAAVRNYFKTYGREQEILEFAQSSATVELAALALQVIPARIAKTLSFKHETSCILVVTAGDAKVDNRKYKEEFGIKAKMLSPDEVLALIGHAIGGVCPFGIENTAVRVYADISLKRFETVFPACGSSNSAIELNCSELFQYARAVKWVDVCKGWRD, encoded by the coding sequence ATGGCAATTGCAGCAGTGAGAAATTATTTTAAAACTTATGGCCGAGAACAGGAAATACTGGAGTTTGCGCAATCAAGCGCGACCGTGGAGCTTGCTGCGCTGGCGTTGCAGGTTATTCCGGCGCGCATTGCCAAGACGCTTTCCTTTAAACACGAGACCAGTTGCATTTTGGTTGTTACGGCCGGTGACGCGAAGGTGGACAATCGCAAGTATAAGGAAGAGTTCGGCATTAAGGCCAAAATGCTGTCGCCGGACGAGGTGCTGGCTTTAATCGGGCATGCTATAGGCGGTGTTTGCCCGTTTGGGATAGAAAACACGGCGGTCCGGGTCTATGCCGACATTTCGTTAAAGCGGTTTGAAACGGTGTTTCCGGCTTGTGGCAGCAGCAATTCAGCCATCGAACTTAATTGCAGCGAACTGTTTCAATATGCCCGGGCCGTTAAGTGGGTAGATGTTTGCAAAGGCTGGCGGGACTGA
- the nirJ2 gene encoding putative heme d1 biosynthesis radical SAM protein NirJ2 produces the protein MIISWNTTNACNMYCDHCYRDAGCRAEEELNTAEAKTLLEQIAKAGFKIMIFSGGEPLTRPDIVELVQYAAKLGLRPVFGTNGTLITVELARDLKAAGAMGMGISLDSLNVQKHNEFRRFPGAWEGAVRGMRNCRQAGLPFQIHTTIMDWNVQEIENITDFAVAEGAVAHHFFFLVPTGRAVSIETESLRAQAYEETLTRILKKQQQVDIELKPTCAPQFMRIARQMGMKLRFGRGCLAGTAYCIISPRGQVQPCAYLNIPLGDVRDTPFDEIWRNNEVLQKLRTLEYQGGCGACEYKRLCGGCRARAAYYHEDDYMAEEPWCLYHGRQGA, from the coding sequence ATGATTATTTCCTGGAATACAACGAATGCCTGTAATATGTATTGCGATCACTGCTACCGGGATGCCGGCTGCCGGGCGGAGGAGGAACTGAATACCGCTGAGGCCAAGACCTTGCTGGAACAAATTGCTAAAGCCGGCTTTAAAATTATGATTTTTAGCGGCGGTGAACCGTTAACCCGTCCGGATATCGTAGAATTGGTCCAGTATGCCGCAAAGCTGGGTTTACGGCCTGTTTTCGGCACCAACGGCACGTTGATTACCGTTGAGCTGGCGCGGGATCTGAAGGCTGCCGGGGCAATGGGCATGGGAATATCGCTTGATTCTCTGAATGTGCAAAAACATAATGAATTTCGCCGGTTTCCCGGGGCCTGGGAAGGAGCGGTGCGGGGAATGCGCAATTGCCGGCAGGCCGGCCTGCCTTTTCAGATTCATACGACGATTATGGACTGGAATGTGCAGGAAATTGAAAATATTACTGATTTTGCCGTGGCTGAGGGGGCGGTCGCCCATCATTTTTTCTTCTTAGTGCCTACAGGCAGGGCTGTTTCGATTGAAACAGAGTCATTGCGGGCCCAGGCCTATGAAGAGACGCTGACCAGAATTCTAAAAAAACAGCAGCAAGTCGATATTGAACTAAAACCTACCTGTGCGCCGCAGTTTATGCGTATTGCCAGGCAAATGGGAATGAAGCTTAGGTTTGGCCGGGGCTGTCTGGCCGGTACGGCCTATTGTATCATCAGTCCGAGGGGCCAGGTTCAGCCTTGCGCTTATTTGAATATACCGCTGGGCGATGTCAGAGATACGCCATTTGATGAGATCTGGCGCAACAATGAAGTGCTGCAAAAGCTGCGGACGCTGGAGTATCAGGGCGGCTGCGGGGCCTGTGAGTATAAGCGGCTGTGCGGCGGCTGCCGGGCCAGAGCGGCCTATTATCATGAGGATGATTATATGGCTGAAGAACCTTGGTGCTTGTATCATGGCCGCCAGGGAGCTTAA
- a CDS encoding acyl-CoA thioesterase, protein MNKKIIIHHLVKGSDLNHHETLYAGRGAEWLVESGFIAASSLTRPEDTVCLNIHGMIFTRPVKKGSLLKFESQVVYTGKTSLVAYVRVTFSQTGEFVVEGFLTFIHADNGKATPHGIVIKPETPEEIALYEEGKRLKENAHNFTKGLGAK, encoded by the coding sequence ATGAACAAAAAAATCATTATTCATCATCTGGTCAAGGGATCAGACTTAAATCATCATGAAACCTTATACGCCGGGCGGGGGGCGGAATGGCTGGTAGAATCAGGCTTTATCGCCGCATCAAGCCTGACCCGTCCCGAGGACACCGTTTGTCTGAACATCCATGGAATGATTTTCACCCGGCCGGTGAAAAAAGGCAGCTTACTAAAATTTGAAAGTCAGGTTGTTTATACCGGTAAAACCAGTTTAGTGGCTTATGTCCGGGTGACTTTCAGCCAGACCGGTGAATTTGTAGTGGAAGGTTTTTTAACGTTCATTCATGCTGATAATGGCAAAGCGACTCCTCATGGTATTGTTATTAAACCGGAAACACCCGAAGAAATTGCCTTATATGAAGAAGGTAAAAGGTTAAAAGAAAACGCTCATAACTTTACCAAAGGCCTTGGCGCCAAATAA
- a CDS encoding DUF523 domain-containing protein — translation MIVVSACLAGIKCRYNGQSYPVSAVTGLLATGHSIPLCPEVLGGLPIPRMCVEQVNGRLLTAAGEDVTGPYMAGAEAALAIARLAGCTAAVLKSKSPTCGCGQIYDGTFTGRLRSGDGIFCTMLKNEGIRVYTESDLIAVSALAKERTGWGE, via the coding sequence ATGATTGTGGTAAGCGCCTGTTTAGCCGGCATAAAGTGTCGATACAACGGACAATCTTATCCTGTTTCCGCGGTAACCGGCCTGCTGGCAACAGGGCATTCGATTCCTCTTTGTCCCGAAGTGCTGGGCGGCTTGCCAATACCGAGAATGTGCGTGGAACAGGTAAATGGCAGGCTGTTAACAGCGGCAGGGGAGGATGTGACAGGCCCGTATATGGCCGGGGCGGAAGCTGCCTTAGCGATAGCGCGGCTGGCGGGCTGTACTGCGGCTGTATTAAAATCGAAATCACCGACCTGTGGCTGCGGTCAAATTTATGACGGCACGTTTACAGGAAGATTAAGGAGCGGCGACGGTATCTTTTGTACAATGCTGAAAAACGAGGGAATCCGTGTTTATACGGAAAGCGACCTTATTGCCGTTTCAGCGCTGGCAAAAGAGCGGACTGGCTGGGGAGAGTAA
- a CDS encoding M23 family metallopeptidase, whose amino-acid sequence MHIPHQTQHNQPVSSAGKKPIWFLGLFILLSVGIIANFHQTLNASGQTTTELTAIPLNESGLVQEIEKTARGTDPLANTPSIWPASGPVTSGFGWRNSPLEDGSELHQGIDIASGLGIPVVATADGQVVKSGWAGGYGNIVHIDHGNGLETIYGHNSQVTVTAGQSIKKGQLIAYAGSTGKSTGPHVHYEVRENGVAIDPIKYMLLQ is encoded by the coding sequence ATGCATATTCCGCACCAAACGCAGCATAACCAGCCAGTCAGCAGCGCCGGTAAAAAACCGATTTGGTTCCTGGGCCTGTTTATCTTATTGTCTGTCGGGATTATCGCCAATTTTCATCAGACCCTCAACGCCAGCGGTCAAACAACAACCGAATTGACAGCTATTCCGCTTAATGAAAGCGGCCTGGTGCAAGAAATTGAGAAAACAGCCAGAGGTACTGATCCATTGGCTAATACGCCGTCCATCTGGCCGGCGAGCGGACCGGTAACCTCCGGATTCGGCTGGCGCAATTCACCTTTGGAAGACGGCAGTGAATTGCATCAGGGCATCGACATTGCCAGCGGCCTGGGTATACCCGTTGTCGCGACAGCGGATGGCCAGGTTGTAAAGAGCGGCTGGGCCGGAGGCTATGGCAATATTGTACATATTGATCACGGCAATGGCCTGGAGACGATTTATGGACATAATTCCCAGGTAACGGTAACCGCCGGGCAAAGTATCAAAAAAGGACAGCTGATTGCCTATGCCGGCAGTACCGGAAAAAGCACCGGCCCGCATGTCCATTATGAGGTCAGGGAAAATGGCGTTGCTATTGATCCCATTAAATATATGCTCCTGCAATGA
- a CDS encoding ZIP family metal transporter produces the protein MMEWLASFSPVTQALFATLFTWGVTALGAGLVFFFKTINKAVLNGMLGFAAGVMIAASFWSLLNPAIEMAENLGQTAWLTAAVGFLGGGAFLWLVDKTLPHLHMGLEKEQAEGIKTNWQRSILLVLAITLHNIPEGLAVGVAFGAVAYDLPSASLAGAVALAIGIGLQNFPEGAAVSIPLRREGLSRTKSFLYGQASGAVEPVAGVIGALAVVSMQVVLPYALAFAAGAMIYVVVEELIPEAQQNEGGGSTDVATIGCMIGFTVMMILDVALG, from the coding sequence ATGATGGAATGGCTGGCTTCTTTTTCACCTGTTACGCAGGCGCTGTTTGCCACTCTGTTCACCTGGGGCGTTACCGCTTTAGGCGCCGGCTTGGTTTTTTTCTTTAAAACAATTAACAAAGCCGTGCTGAACGGTATGCTTGGCTTTGCCGCCGGAGTTATGATAGCGGCGAGCTTCTGGTCGCTGTTAAACCCGGCGATTGAAATGGCTGAGAATTTGGGCCAGACCGCCTGGCTGACGGCAGCGGTTGGTTTTTTAGGGGGCGGCGCTTTTTTGTGGCTTGTTGATAAAACTTTACCGCATTTACATATGGGGCTGGAAAAGGAGCAAGCCGAAGGAATTAAGACCAACTGGCAAAGAAGCATACTGCTGGTACTTGCCATTACGCTTCATAATATACCGGAAGGCTTAGCGGTAGGGGTGGCGTTTGGAGCGGTTGCCTATGACTTGCCGTCAGCTTCGCTGGCGGGAGCGGTCGCCCTGGCCATTGGTATTGGCCTGCAAAACTTTCCGGAAGGAGCTGCTGTTTCTATTCCGCTCAGAAGAGAGGGGCTGAGCCGAACCAAGTCCTTTCTCTATGGTCAGGCCTCCGGCGCTGTTGAGCCTGTCGCCGGGGTCATCGGCGCTCTTGCTGTCGTTTCAATGCAAGTGGTACTGCCCTATGCGCTTGCTTTTGCCGCCGGCGCCATGATTTATGTGGTGGTTGAGGAATTAATTCCCGAAGCCCAGCAGAACGAAGGCGGCGGTTCGACTGATGTAGCGACAATCGGCTGCATGATTGGCTTTACGGTGATGATGATTCTGGATGTTGCGCTGGGGTAA
- a CDS encoding TetR/AcrR family transcriptional regulator, whose protein sequence is MGSLINRRERKKINSKKAIVDAAVKLFLQKGYGETSIAEIMNEADLGIGTFYNYFQSKEDILMHFLAKLISETNKFYLNLSKEPKAASVVLAEMFLFTGRILAENRFVLPLFLSAAHKTAAHKNSPPSAEGLTFKAIFDNIIKQGQEKGEFRQDIPAEVITEMFHSVFQAASFSSLPFPFRENIEYKLKLILDGLTVKADNG, encoded by the coding sequence GTGGGTAGTTTAATCAATCGCCGCGAGCGGAAAAAAATTAATTCCAAAAAGGCAATTGTTGATGCTGCAGTTAAGTTGTTTTTGCAAAAAGGTTACGGAGAAACCTCAATTGCGGAGATTATGAATGAGGCTGATTTGGGCATTGGCACTTTCTATAATTATTTTCAGTCCAAAGAGGATATTCTGATGCATTTTTTGGCTAAGCTTATTTCTGAAACGAATAAATTCTACCTGAATTTGTCCAAAGAACCAAAAGCAGCTTCCGTAGTTCTGGCTGAGATGTTTTTATTTACCGGCCGGATTTTGGCTGAAAATCGGTTTGTGCTGCCTTTGTTTTTAAGCGCCGCCCATAAAACAGCCGCGCATAAAAATTCTCCACCGTCAGCCGAGGGACTGACTTTTAAAGCCATTTTTGACAATATCATTAAGCAGGGTCAGGAAAAGGGCGAATTTCGTCAGGATATTCCGGCCGAAGTCATCACTGAAATGTTTCATTCGGTATTTCAGGCAGCTTCATTTAGCAGTTTGCCATTTCCTTTTCGGGAAAACATTGAATATAAACTAAAGCTGATTTTGGACGGTCTGACTGTCAAGGCCGATAACGGCTGA
- a CDS encoding efflux RND transporter periplasmic adaptor subunit: MGNFIQQYRRITIALAVFFILAALIFSLFSWPWFRNMPVKAPVPVAAVPVNTVNKPVRLVREGFAGNAAAVPVNADYTGRVSELYITEGQPVKAGQPLLKLEALDGQSSGTVTTNPPAEAGQHLQDNYDNALKKFTSYQKLYEQGAVARRDLENAAAALQEARRSLDSSRNGPSASAAAAMLSGSVAVKASIDGIVTGLSAALGKTVQAGQQLMALGSGQEINVVLRLEQNDLYLIHLGAAVTIEAPGKTVPGQVYSIYPAVEEQQISSFLAHVKLADQPEPLLEPGMAVTARIDTGKSAAVLAVPSGSVFQDEQGQSFIYAAVNGTAVRQAVSLGESLGDFTEVTSSLPPDMLVITGNPAEIKHGDAITVSP, from the coding sequence GTGGGGAACTTTATTCAACAATATCGCCGCATAACAATTGCCCTCGCCGTATTTTTCATCCTGGCGGCTTTGATATTTAGCTTGTTTTCATGGCCCTGGTTCCGGAACATGCCGGTAAAAGCTCCTGTTCCTGTTGCCGCAGTACCGGTCAATACTGTAAATAAACCGGTCAGGCTTGTCCGTGAAGGCTTTGCCGGCAACGCGGCGGCCGTTCCTGTCAATGCCGACTATACCGGCCGGGTCAGTGAACTATATATCACCGAAGGCCAGCCGGTCAAAGCCGGCCAGCCGCTGCTCAAGCTTGAGGCGCTTGACGGGCAATCTTCCGGTACGGTGACAACCAATCCACCGGCCGAAGCGGGGCAGCACTTGCAGGACAATTATGACAATGCGTTAAAAAAATTTACCAGTTATCAAAAATTATATGAGCAAGGCGCTGTTGCCCGGCGGGATCTGGAAAATGCTGCGGCTGCCCTGCAGGAGGCCCGGAGAAGCCTGGACAGCAGCCGGAATGGCCCGTCTGCCAGTGCGGCCGCAGCGATGTTAAGCGGTTCGGTTGCGGTAAAGGCCTCCATTGACGGCATTGTAACAGGTTTGTCCGCTGCTCTTGGCAAAACGGTTCAGGCTGGTCAGCAGCTCATGGCCCTGGGCAGTGGACAGGAAATAAATGTTGTTCTCCGGCTTGAGCAAAACGACCTTTATCTGATTCATTTAGGCGCTGCTGTAACAATAGAAGCGCCGGGGAAAACGGTTCCTGGACAGGTTTATAGTATCTATCCGGCCGTTGAGGAGCAGCAAATATCATCTTTTCTGGCTCATGTTAAACTTGCAGATCAACCGGAACCCCTGCTGGAGCCTGGAATGGCCGTTACTGCCCGTATTGATACGGGAAAGTCGGCGGCAGTTCTTGCCGTTCCTTCAGGTTCTGTATTTCAGGATGAGCAAGGTCAGTCCTTTATTTACGCGGCAGTTAATGGTACGGCGGTCCGTCAGGCGGTAAGCCTCGGAGAAAGCCTGGGTGATTTTACCGAAGTTACCTCCAGTCTACCGCCTGACATGCTCGTCATAACTGGCAATCCGGCTGAAATAAAACACGGCGATGCCATTACGGTGAGCCCATAA
- a CDS encoding GNAT family N-acetyltransferase, which yields MTVISTRRLLLRQAAVEDAPVLYTYWSDGEVTRYMNIAPMERLSQAVEMIKLLNSLAVHGQAFRWSILDRETGAVAGSCGFNQLDRENLRAEIGYELGRQYWGRGFMLEALQAVLDHGYRQMQLNRIQALVEPPNAASRGLLSKLGFREEGLLRQYERAKGRFIDVIMYARLKAEL from the coding sequence ATGACCGTTATCAGCACGCGACGGCTGCTGCTTAGGCAAGCGGCTGTTGAGGATGCCCCGGTGCTATATACGTACTGGTCGGACGGGGAAGTCACCAGATATATGAATATCGCCCCGATGGAGCGGCTAAGCCAGGCGGTGGAAATGATTAAGCTGCTGAACTCTCTTGCCGTCCATGGACAGGCTTTCCGCTGGAGTATATTAGACCGTGAAACAGGTGCGGTGGCAGGTTCCTGTGGCTTCAATCAGCTTGACCGGGAAAATCTGCGGGCCGAGATTGGTTATGAACTGGGCCGGCAATACTGGGGCCGCGGCTTCATGCTGGAAGCGCTGCAGGCGGTGCTGGATCATGGATACCGGCAAATGCAGCTTAACCGCATTCAGGCGCTGGTCGAGCCGCCGAATGCCGCATCGCGAGGCTTATTGAGCAAGCTTGGCTTCCGGGAAGAGGGCCTGCTTCGGCAATATGAACGCGCCAAAGGACGTTTCATAGATGTAATTATGTATGCAAGGCTGAAAGCGGAGCTTTAA